From a region of the Chitinophaga caseinilytica genome:
- a CDS encoding DUF4184 family protein: protein MPRRLASATGLIVGSMAPDFEYFLRMKVQSEYSHTLWGLLLFCMPLGLVIAFLFHELVKPALVNNLPGFLQARFRPMAQYPWRKYFAENWPVVCVSVLIGAASHVLWDGCTHAHGFFVQAWPVFSGEWDIAGHNIPIYKMLQHGSSLAGAVAIGWVVMKLPADGLPAQPVNPRYWVLVLGWTGIVVTARLLAGGQSAAYGNLIVTVIAAFLVALVLAPLALRWKSPAGMPE from the coding sequence TTGCCGCGAAGACTTGCCTCCGCCACGGGGCTCATTGTGGGCAGTATGGCGCCGGATTTCGAGTATTTCCTGCGGATGAAGGTGCAGAGTGAGTATAGCCATACGTTGTGGGGATTGTTGCTTTTTTGTATGCCGTTGGGGCTGGTGATCGCTTTTTTGTTTCATGAATTGGTGAAGCCGGCGCTGGTGAACAATTTACCGGGGTTTTTGCAGGCGCGGTTCCGGCCTATGGCGCAATATCCATGGCGGAAGTACTTCGCGGAAAACTGGCCGGTGGTTTGTGTTTCCGTGTTGATTGGCGCAGCTTCGCATGTGTTGTGGGACGGATGTACGCATGCGCACGGGTTTTTCGTGCAGGCGTGGCCGGTGTTTTCCGGTGAATGGGATATAGCGGGGCACAACATCCCGATATATAAAATGCTGCAACATGGAAGTAGCCTGGCCGGGGCCGTGGCGATCGGGTGGGTGGTGATGAAACTCCCGGCAGATGGTCTCCCTGCACAACCGGTGAATCCGCGGTACTGGGTATTGGTACTGGGCTGGACGGGAATCGTTGTGACGGCGAGGCTACTGGCGGGCGGGCAGTCTGCCGCATACGGCAACCTCATCGTAACGGTGATTGCAGCGTTCCTGGTGGCATTGGTGCTGGCGCCGCTAGCGTTGCGATGGAAGTCCCCGGCCGGAATGCCGGAATGA
- a CDS encoding NAD(P)-dependent oxidoreductase, giving the protein MVKAFLGMGLLGSNFVTAMLEKGDKVRVWNRSPEKAAALEPLGAEVFATPARAVQGAAFVHITLKDDQSVDEVLAAAETGLQPGTVIIDHTTTTKEGAIARTAAWKEKGFTYIHAPVFMGPANAREGSGYMLVSGNRAAVEKVSPLLEKMTGQLVDLGPEEGKAAAMKLIGNCFLVAFTAGLRDTFALAGALGQNTRDVGNLFEIWNPAQMLPARIRRMSGGDYSKPSWELAMARKDTQIFIDTVQQQGGHLAIMPAIAALMDEWIAKGLGGNDWNVIAKDVVR; this is encoded by the coding sequence ATGGTGAAAGCATTTTTAGGAATGGGCTTGCTGGGATCGAATTTCGTTACGGCGATGCTCGAAAAAGGAGACAAAGTGAGGGTTTGGAACCGCAGCCCCGAAAAGGCTGCGGCACTGGAGCCCCTGGGCGCGGAAGTCTTTGCCACACCGGCGCGCGCCGTGCAGGGAGCGGCATTCGTACATATTACGCTCAAAGACGATCAGAGTGTGGACGAAGTGCTGGCTGCCGCGGAAACCGGTCTGCAACCCGGAACCGTCATCATCGATCATACCACTACTACAAAAGAAGGCGCCATCGCCAGAACGGCAGCCTGGAAAGAGAAGGGTTTCACCTACATCCACGCGCCCGTGTTCATGGGCCCGGCCAACGCCCGCGAAGGCAGCGGCTATATGCTCGTTTCCGGGAATCGCGCGGCGGTGGAAAAAGTGAGCCCGCTGCTGGAAAAAATGACCGGGCAACTGGTGGACCTCGGTCCCGAAGAGGGGAAGGCCGCTGCCATGAAACTGATCGGGAACTGCTTCCTGGTGGCATTCACGGCCGGTTTGCGGGACACGTTCGCACTGGCGGGCGCGCTCGGCCAGAACACACGCGATGTGGGCAATCTCTTCGAAATCTGGAACCCTGCGCAAATGCTGCCCGCCCGCATCCGGCGGATGAGCGGCGGCGATTATTCCAAACCTTCCTGGGAGCTGGCCATGGCGCGTAAGGACACACAGATCTTCATCGATACCGTGCAGCAGCAAGGCGGCCACCTGGCGATCATGCCGGCCATCGCTGCGCTGATGGACGAGTGGATCGCGAAAGGTTTGGGCGGGAACGACTGGAACGTGATTGCTAAAGATGTGGTTCGATAA
- a CDS encoding DUF1080 domain-containing protein, with protein sequence MRQMKVNPKSISIAAIALLFMHCGGNAPASEAAEGSGFASIFNGKNLEGWDGDTAHWRVENGILTGEITPEKPLSRNTFIIWKGGQPADFELKTQFRITADGNSGINYRSDVVPDEPHTLRGYQADIDAARAYLGQNYDEYARTTLAYRGQRVTVPAADIALKAGIRNNAWAPVQVTGTLGDDASLKSVYKPNEWNEYRVVAKGNKLQHFVNGTLLSEVTDEDTANRKLKGWLGLQVHVGPPMKVEFRDILLKQ encoded by the coding sequence ATGAGGCAAATGAAAGTCAATCCGAAAAGCATATCCATCGCCGCAATCGCGCTACTGTTCATGCATTGCGGCGGCAACGCGCCTGCATCGGAAGCGGCGGAAGGCAGCGGGTTCGCATCCATCTTCAATGGCAAAAACCTCGAAGGCTGGGATGGCGATACAGCACACTGGCGGGTGGAAAACGGCATTTTGACGGGAGAGATCACGCCGGAAAAGCCGCTTTCACGCAATACGTTTATTATCTGGAAAGGCGGGCAGCCGGCGGATTTTGAACTGAAGACGCAGTTCCGCATTACAGCGGACGGGAACAGCGGCATCAACTATCGCAGCGATGTGGTGCCAGACGAGCCGCATACCCTGCGCGGATACCAGGCAGACATCGATGCTGCGCGGGCGTACCTGGGACAGAATTACGACGAATACGCCCGTACCACACTTGCGTATCGCGGCCAGCGTGTAACCGTTCCCGCTGCTGACATTGCGCTGAAAGCCGGGATCAGGAACAACGCCTGGGCGCCCGTGCAGGTAACCGGAACCCTTGGCGACGACGCATCCCTCAAATCCGTCTACAAGCCGAATGAATGGAATGAATACCGTGTGGTGGCAAAAGGCAACAAATTGCAGCATTTCGTAAACGGCACACTCCTGAGCGAAGTGACGGACGAGGATACCGCGAACCGGAAGCTGAAAGGCTGGCTGGGCCTGCAAGTGCATGTGGGGCCGCCCATGAAAGTGGAGTTCCGCGATATTTTGCTGAAACAATAA
- a CDS encoding c-type cytochrome yields MEWDFGLPWYRPTRICHATGGSDFGWRTGTMKWSPTYPDNLPPVINIGQGSPTNLVYGGNARFPEKYRKSMFAFDWSFGIVYALQLEPNGGSYKATGEEFLSGSPLPLTDGVIGPDGALYFLTGGRKLESDLYRVYHENAGDYSNKLQPAKLTEENSLRRQLEKYHHGPDPAAVDFAWPQLKHPDRFVRYAARIALEHQPVVHWQGKVFAETDPVALIHGALSLARMGDSSLRDSLLHKLATIDFGKLSPESQIDAVRAAEVTITRMGMPDDASKVMLAAWLQPFYPAKTNEMNRLLSKLLVHIGAPDAVRITVELMASAKDDTSAGQSLLSSSDLIMRNPQYGMAIAGMLAKMPPAQQTFYATVLSGAKNGWTDPLRQVYFKWYAGAFGYQGGNSFVGYINNARKNALALAPKEQFAQLNDISGDSIVKAGGNFSVASGVQPKGPGRNWKVDDAVKMVDSIGFSASNFEQGKAMFSATLCSKCHTLAGQGGVAGPDLTQLGTRFSNKDILESIIDPNKTISDQYGATVFYLKDGGSVIGRLTNEDDDQYFVSQNPFSPQDIRKVPKKSVSKTRVSEVSPMLPGMINRLSPQELVDLMAYLKSGGNPKDTIFTNSKRAAVR; encoded by the coding sequence ATGGAGTGGGATTTCGGGCTGCCCTGGTACCGTCCCACAAGGATCTGCCATGCCACCGGTGGAAGCGATTTCGGTTGGCGGACGGGTACCATGAAATGGTCGCCCACCTACCCAGACAACCTGCCGCCAGTGATCAACATCGGGCAGGGCTCGCCCACCAACCTGGTGTACGGCGGCAATGCTCGGTTCCCGGAGAAATACCGGAAATCCATGTTCGCGTTCGACTGGAGCTTCGGCATCGTGTATGCCCTTCAGCTGGAACCCAACGGCGGTTCGTATAAAGCTACCGGCGAGGAGTTCCTGTCCGGATCACCGCTGCCTTTGACAGACGGGGTGATCGGGCCTGATGGAGCGTTGTATTTCCTCACGGGCGGCCGCAAACTGGAATCGGATTTGTATCGCGTGTATCACGAAAACGCCGGCGACTATTCCAATAAACTGCAACCGGCGAAGCTGACGGAAGAAAATTCCCTGCGCCGGCAACTCGAAAAATATCACCATGGCCCTGATCCCGCGGCGGTCGATTTCGCCTGGCCGCAACTGAAACACCCCGACCGGTTCGTGAGATATGCGGCCCGGATCGCGCTGGAACATCAGCCAGTGGTACATTGGCAGGGGAAAGTGTTCGCTGAGACGGATCCCGTGGCGTTGATCCATGGGGCGTTGTCGCTGGCGCGGATGGGCGATTCTTCGCTGCGCGACAGCCTCCTGCACAAACTGGCCACGATCGATTTCGGGAAGTTATCGCCCGAAAGCCAGATAGATGCGGTGCGTGCGGCGGAAGTGACGATCACGCGGATGGGGATGCCCGACGATGCGTCGAAGGTAATGCTGGCAGCGTGGCTCCAGCCATTCTATCCGGCGAAGACGAACGAAATGAACCGTTTGCTCAGCAAACTGCTCGTGCACATCGGTGCGCCGGATGCGGTGCGCATCACGGTGGAGCTGATGGCTTCCGCGAAAGACGATACCTCGGCCGGCCAATCCCTGCTGTCTTCTTCAGACCTCATCATGCGCAATCCGCAATACGGCATGGCCATTGCGGGCATGCTGGCGAAAATGCCCCCCGCGCAGCAAACCTTCTACGCCACGGTGCTTTCCGGCGCGAAAAACGGCTGGACCGACCCGCTGCGCCAGGTTTACTTTAAATGGTACGCGGGCGCTTTCGGGTACCAGGGTGGTAACAGTTTCGTGGGCTACATCAACAACGCCCGGAAAAACGCGCTGGCGCTGGCGCCGAAAGAACAATTCGCGCAGTTGAATGACATCTCGGGCGATTCGATCGTGAAAGCCGGCGGAAACTTTTCCGTGGCTTCGGGCGTGCAGCCAAAGGGCCCGGGCCGCAACTGGAAAGTGGACGACGCCGTGAAAATGGTAGACAGCATTGGTTTCTCGGCCAGCAATTTCGAACAGGGGAAAGCGATGTTCTCCGCTACGCTTTGCTCGAAATGCCATACCCTGGCAGGACAGGGCGGTGTTGCCGGCCCGGACCTCACGCAGCTGGGTACCCGATTCAGCAATAAAGACATCCTCGAATCGATCATCGATCCGAATAAAACCATTTCCGATCAATACGGCGCCACCGTTTTTTATCTGAAAGACGGAGGCAGTGTCATCGGCAGGTTGACGAACGAGGACGACGATCAATATTTCGTTTCACAAAACCCATTCTCGCCGCAAGACATCCGGAAAGTGCCGAAGAAAAGCGTGTCGAAAACACGTGTGTCTGAAGTATCGCCCATGTTGCCCGGCATGATCAACCGGTTGAGCCCGCAGGAGCTGGTAGACCTGATGGCTTACCTGAAATCTGGCGGCAATCCGAAAGACACGATCTTTACCAACAGCAAACGCGCAGCCGTACGATAA
- a CDS encoding mechanosensitive ion channel family protein, producing MKMLFSSYFRCFLICALCCVASSSVRGQHPDSVMRHVSDSVAQTLRRMLEAAPAEYAAKYRQHDSANMQDALLDELLRTIRHTRDFLKASLDTNAIKKELSAIRQRFEIASDGVFKNTGALQTERNLTTSYKLIRELLERANARKAQVDAYRKKLVGFRHNFDSIASNPQLYTIPVDTAEFLPVVRKLYVAAREVSPIDSILAGSLHNVQHIKDQLDLTVYELQSGLEQIERYERDLSEQTFRQEVSGLNVPPLHARPMNEILHQAFEKNRLILWFYFRNNPGKLAILAVLTLFCTIFLRTLRRKVATNGLLRKDFDGQLVLRYPVLSAVMIVVCIFQFIFPDPPWVFICLLWVIASTCLTIIFRRFITAYWMRFWWMIWLLFLLACADNFVLQASRPERWCMIILAAGGILVGSWYLARGRRAELREQWIVYFIWFVVIVEALSIIANLTGRFNLAKGLMVSGFISVVIAIMFLWTVRLINEALTLASDIYQTPERQLFFVNFAAVGRKAPRFFYVFLVIGWFYLFARTFYVFNLVTQPLEDFLFDQRTVGAYTFSFFSVLAFFAILILASIISKIVSFFASDKAGHPADAGSPAGLGSWLLVVRIFIFVLGLLLAFAVAGIPIDRATFVLGALGVGIGFGLQSLVNNLVSGVILAFEKPLNVGDLVEVKGKAGTVKSIGFRSSLLQTLEGSHLVIPNGELLNDQLVNWNIQKLMRRNTLMVGVAYDSDLELVESILKKAMKSNDNILAFPEPVVWASEFGDSAIEIQLYFWTGNLRAGMVAKSELIFAIHKAFREQGIVIPFPQRDLHIRREPEVEKDKEDGDDASD from the coding sequence ATGAAAATGCTATTCAGCAGTTACTTCCGTTGTTTCCTCATTTGCGCGCTCTGTTGCGTGGCATCTTCCTCCGTTCGCGGGCAGCATCCTGATTCGGTGATGCGGCATGTCAGCGACTCCGTAGCGCAAACTTTGCGCAGGATGCTGGAAGCGGCGCCCGCCGAATATGCGGCCAAATACCGGCAGCATGATTCCGCCAATATGCAGGACGCCCTGCTCGACGAGCTGCTGCGCACCATCCGTCATACCCGCGATTTTCTGAAAGCCAGTCTCGATACCAACGCCATCAAAAAGGAACTGTCCGCCATCCGCCAGCGTTTCGAGATCGCCAGCGACGGCGTTTTCAAAAATACCGGCGCGTTGCAGACGGAAAGGAACCTGACCACTTCCTACAAACTGATCCGTGAGCTGCTGGAGCGCGCCAACGCGCGGAAAGCGCAGGTAGACGCCTACAGGAAAAAGCTCGTGGGCTTCCGCCATAATTTCGATTCCATCGCCAGCAATCCGCAGCTGTACACCATACCGGTGGATACGGCGGAGTTCCTGCCTGTGGTCCGCAAGTTGTATGTGGCGGCGAGGGAAGTTTCGCCGATAGACAGTATCCTGGCCGGTTCGCTGCACAATGTGCAGCACATCAAGGATCAGCTGGATTTGACCGTGTATGAGCTGCAATCCGGGCTGGAACAGATTGAGCGGTATGAAAGGGACTTGTCGGAGCAAACGTTCCGGCAGGAAGTAAGCGGCCTGAATGTGCCGCCGCTGCACGCCAGGCCCATGAACGAAATCCTGCACCAGGCGTTCGAAAAGAACCGGCTGATCCTCTGGTTTTACTTCCGCAATAATCCTGGCAAGCTCGCCATCCTGGCCGTTCTTACGTTATTCTGCACCATATTTTTGCGTACCCTCCGCCGGAAAGTGGCCACCAACGGGCTGTTGCGGAAGGATTTCGACGGGCAGCTCGTGTTGCGCTATCCTGTATTGTCGGCCGTTATGATCGTGGTTTGCATCTTCCAGTTCATTTTTCCCGATCCGCCGTGGGTGTTCATCTGCCTGCTGTGGGTGATCGCTTCCACCTGTCTGACGATTATTTTCCGGCGTTTCATCACGGCTTACTGGATGCGGTTTTGGTGGATGATCTGGCTGCTGTTCCTGCTGGCCTGCGCCGATAATTTCGTGTTGCAGGCATCACGGCCGGAACGTTGGTGCATGATCATATTGGCTGCCGGCGGGATTTTGGTGGGAAGCTGGTACCTGGCCCGCGGGCGCCGCGCGGAGCTCCGCGAACAATGGATCGTTTATTTCATTTGGTTCGTGGTGATCGTGGAGGCATTATCCATCATCGCCAACCTGACCGGGCGTTTCAATCTCGCGAAGGGTTTGATGGTGAGTGGGTTCATCAGCGTCGTGATCGCCATCATGTTTTTGTGGACGGTACGCCTCATCAACGAGGCGCTCACGCTGGCGTCTGATATTTACCAGACCCCGGAACGCCAGCTGTTCTTCGTGAACTTCGCCGCAGTAGGGCGGAAGGCCCCGCGGTTCTTCTACGTATTTCTCGTCATCGGCTGGTTCTATCTTTTCGCCAGAACTTTTTACGTTTTCAACCTCGTTACACAACCGCTGGAAGATTTCCTGTTCGACCAACGTACCGTTGGCGCATATACGTTCTCGTTTTTCAGTGTACTGGCCTTTTTTGCCATCCTTATACTCGCGTCCATCATTTCCAAAATCGTGTCGTTTTTCGCGTCAGACAAGGCCGGGCATCCGGCGGATGCGGGAAGTCCGGCCGGTTTGGGAAGCTGGCTGCTGGTGGTCCGCATCTTCATTTTCGTGCTGGGTCTGTTGCTGGCATTCGCCGTGGCGGGCATTCCCATAGACAGGGCCACGTTCGTACTGGGCGCGCTGGGCGTGGGGATCGGTTTCGGGTTGCAGTCGCTCGTGAACAACCTCGTGAGCGGCGTGATCCTGGCGTTCGAGAAACCCCTCAACGTGGGCGACCTCGTGGAAGTAAAAGGGAAAGCCGGCACGGTGAAATCCATCGGCTTCCGCAGCAGTCTTCTCCAGACGCTTGAGGGTTCCCACCTCGTGATCCCCAACGGCGAGCTGCTCAACGATCAGCTGGTGAACTGGAACATCCAGAAACTCATGCGCCGCAACACCCTCATGGTAGGCGTGGCCTACGATTCGGACCTGGAGCTGGTAGAATCCATCCTGAAGAAGGCCATGAAATCTAACGACAACATCCTGGCTTTCCCCGAGCCCGTAGTCTGGGCGTCTGAATTCGGGGACAGCGCCATCGAGATACAGTTGTATTTCTGGACGGGGAACCTGCGTGCCGGGATGGTCGCCAAAAGCGAGCTGATCTTCGCCATACATAAGGCTTTCCGCGAACAGGGGATCGTTATCCCGTTCCCTCAGCGCGACCTGCACATCAGGCGGGAGCCGGAAGTGGAAAAGGACAAGGAAGATGGAGATGATGCATCGGATTGA
- a CDS encoding VOC family protein: MNRTIPILPCKDLDTLLDFYRQIGFEVTYRQKAPNPYAIVEKEGIRLDFYAISHHDPKTSYHTCYVLADEADRLYEQFTTGLRNKKGKLPTRGLPRISEIRDKAYGVREFMFSDPAGNCIRVGRKLDAPEDPTISAETAAAGKRLALVLDYAYRFEDDEGEFEKVPALLDKAIDRDRHLPCDNLFKVMSLRADYAIQLGELDVAERLLLEVRTHPLNAGQTRFHTVLQRVADLEAALREKKNPDK; encoded by the coding sequence ATGAACCGGACGATTCCCATCCTTCCCTGTAAAGACCTCGATACCCTGCTCGATTTCTACCGCCAGATCGGGTTTGAAGTCACCTATCGCCAGAAGGCGCCCAACCCATACGCCATCGTGGAAAAAGAAGGGATACGGCTGGATTTCTATGCCATAAGCCATCACGATCCTAAAACGTCCTATCACACCTGCTACGTTTTGGCCGATGAAGCCGACAGGCTGTACGAACAGTTTACCACCGGCCTTCGCAACAAAAAAGGAAAACTCCCCACCCGCGGCCTCCCGCGCATCAGCGAGATCCGCGACAAAGCCTACGGTGTCAGGGAATTCATGTTTTCCGACCCTGCGGGCAATTGCATCCGCGTGGGCCGGAAGCTCGATGCGCCGGAGGATCCCACTATCTCCGCCGAAACCGCCGCGGCCGGCAAACGCCTCGCCCTCGTGCTGGATTACGCCTACCGGTTCGAAGACGATGAAGGCGAATTCGAAAAAGTTCCGGCGCTGCTGGACAAAGCCATCGACCGCGACCGCCATCTGCCATGCGATAATCTTTTCAAAGTAATGTCGCTCCGCGCCGATTACGCCATCCAACTCGGTGAACTGGATGTGGCGGAACGCTTGCTGCTGGAGGTGAGAACGCATCCCCTGAATGCCGGTCAAACCCGCTTCCACACCGTTTTGCAACGGGTAGCCGACCTGGAAGCAGCGTTGCGTGAAAAGAAAAATCCGGACAAGTAA
- a CDS encoding helix-turn-helix domain-containing protein, translating into MQYYKIPPPAQLSGFVKCFWVGEMAPVPGKELRHLSIATGAARIVFHYEGRFGSETAGGGWEPSFLAGFQGQSAAHRQFVSAERSGIFGVELLPGAVPALFGMPATELTGAFAELGSVLGKTADQWQRRMLSAAGNGERAQLAGEFLSALAPGRHAEVVPAAARELAFGGMVEGIDALAQRFNTSRRQFERTFRNGTGLSPGTYSRILRFERAVGEIPGNRRLTDVALDSGYYDQAHFIRDFRELAGMPPGQYRKAIAGLPFPEE; encoded by the coding sequence ATGCAATATTATAAAATACCTCCGCCAGCACAGCTTTCCGGGTTCGTGAAGTGTTTCTGGGTGGGAGAGATGGCGCCGGTCCCGGGAAAGGAGCTGCGCCATCTTTCCATTGCCACGGGCGCCGCGAGGATCGTTTTTCATTATGAGGGACGTTTTGGTTCGGAAACGGCAGGCGGTGGATGGGAGCCCTCGTTCCTGGCGGGCTTCCAGGGGCAGTCGGCCGCACACCGGCAATTCGTGTCTGCTGAACGGTCGGGGATTTTCGGGGTGGAACTGTTGCCCGGCGCGGTCCCGGCGCTGTTCGGGATGCCGGCCACCGAACTGACCGGTGCCTTTGCCGAATTGGGCAGCGTTTTGGGGAAGACCGCAGATCAATGGCAGCGGCGTATGCTGTCGGCCGCCGGAAATGGGGAAAGGGCGCAACTGGCGGGGGAATTCCTGTCTGCACTTGCACCCGGCCGGCATGCTGAGGTCGTTCCGGCCGCCGCGCGGGAATTGGCTTTCGGGGGAATGGTTGAAGGGATCGATGCGCTGGCGCAACGTTTCAATACTTCGCGCAGGCAGTTCGAGCGCACGTTCCGGAATGGCACCGGCTTATCGCCCGGTACATACAGCCGGATCCTCCGTTTCGAGCGGGCGGTGGGGGAAATTCCCGGGAACCGCCGGTTGACGGACGTTGCGCTCGACAGCGGCTATTACGACCAGGCCCATTTTATCCGCGATTTCCGGGAACTGGCGGGCATGCCGCCGGGTCAATACCGCAAGGCGATCGCCGGGCTTCCTTTCCCGGAGGAATAA
- a CDS encoding alpha/beta hydrolase, whose amino-acid sequence MKYLFYLTLLLNIPSFAATKDSSAVKTGYADVNGLRMYYEIHGAGNGVPLLLLHGGGSTIGTTFGRVLPALSAGRRVIAIELQGHGHTADRKTPFSFEQDADDAAALLSQLNVQQADVMGFSNGGNSAMMLAMRHPGKVRRLVVASVFYRKEGWVPGLEAMFRKADAAGMPPVLRNAYTTASPQPDPDTFVAKLMGRLLTFKDWQPDMLRAIKQPVLVLAGNHDVATMAHTVEMYQLFPNGQLAIFPGAHGTYLGEAAALDPASNAPARTAALVIEFLDAVAAK is encoded by the coding sequence ATGAAATACCTCTTTTATTTGACTTTACTACTGAATATCCCGTCGTTCGCCGCTACTAAAGATTCATCGGCCGTGAAAACCGGCTATGCCGATGTGAACGGGCTGCGCATGTATTATGAAATCCACGGGGCCGGCAATGGCGTGCCTTTATTATTGCTGCATGGCGGCGGTTCTACGATCGGGACCACTTTCGGCAGGGTTTTGCCGGCGTTGTCGGCCGGTCGGCGTGTGATCGCGATCGAGCTGCAGGGCCATGGCCATACGGCCGACCGGAAAACGCCTTTCAGTTTCGAGCAGGACGCAGACGATGCCGCGGCTTTGCTGAGCCAGCTCAACGTACAACAGGCCGATGTCATGGGTTTCAGCAACGGCGGCAATTCCGCCATGATGCTGGCCATGCGCCATCCCGGAAAAGTGCGCAGACTGGTGGTGGCTTCCGTTTTTTACCGTAAGGAAGGCTGGGTGCCCGGGCTGGAAGCGATGTTCCGGAAAGCCGACGCCGCGGGGATGCCACCTGTGCTGCGAAACGCTTATACGACCGCATCGCCGCAACCGGACCCTGATACCTTCGTCGCCAAACTGATGGGGCGCTTGCTCACATTCAAAGACTGGCAGCCCGATATGCTGCGGGCCATCAAACAGCCGGTGCTCGTGCTGGCAGGCAATCATGACGTGGCCACCATGGCGCATACCGTGGAGATGTACCAGTTGTTCCCGAACGGCCAGCTCGCCATTTTCCCAGGCGCGCACGGCACGTACCTGGGCGAAGCCGCCGCACTCGATCCCGCCAGTAACGCGCCAGCCCGCACGGCCGCCCTGGTCATCGAGTTCCTCGATGCCGTTGCTGCGAAATGA
- a CDS encoding SRPBCC domain-containing protein, with protein sequence MQSTSNAASPATNDVFISRTVNFPRELVFRIWTDPEHLPKWFAPNDCSIHFEKLDIRPGGHFHSCIHTPDGKDCWCVGEYLDINSPEKIVYNIALADENGIRRTSAQAGMDPEWPDETLVTVSFHALAANKTEITIHQAAPENIARRTGAYPSWLQMLDRMEAALGA encoded by the coding sequence ATGCAAAGCACATCCAACGCGGCAAGCCCCGCAACAAATGACGTATTCATCTCGCGGACGGTCAACTTCCCGAGAGAACTGGTTTTCCGCATCTGGACAGACCCTGAACACCTCCCGAAATGGTTCGCGCCCAACGATTGCAGCATCCATTTCGAAAAGCTCGACATCCGCCCCGGTGGCCATTTCCACTCCTGCATCCACACGCCGGACGGAAAGGATTGCTGGTGTGTCGGTGAGTACCTGGACATCAATTCGCCGGAAAAGATCGTGTACAACATCGCCCTGGCAGATGAGAACGGCATCCGCCGCACTTCCGCCCAGGCCGGCATGGACCCCGAGTGGCCAGACGAAACCCTGGTGACCGTATCCTTCCACGCGCTTGCCGCCAACAAAACGGAGATCACCATCCACCAGGCCGCGCCGGAAAACATCGCCCGCAGGACCGGCGCTTACCCCAGCTGGCTGCAAATGCTCGATCGCATGGAAGCCGCACTGGGCGCTTGA